The DNA sequence ctccgggctctgagctgtcagcacagagcctgacaccgggctcgaacccacaagccgtgaaatcatgacctgtgcctaaGTCGGgtattcaaccgactgagccacccgggtgcccccaaggAGAAACCAACCTTGACCTCAAACTTCCAGTGTCcagaactaagaaaaataagtgtcTGTGGTTTAAGCTGCCCGGCTGTGGTGCTTTGTGGTGGCCACCTTAACATGCTAACACAGTCGCCTGATACTCTATACGCTatgccctttttcttccttctcctcccgtCTTATTGAGGCGTCACTGGCAAAACCATGACATGAAGTGCATGATGTGATGATGTGATGTATGTGCACGTTGGGAGAGGATCCCCCAATGAGTTATCATATCCTTCACCTCACACGTTTACCTTTTGTTTGGGGAGACCCTGTAAGCTCTCCCGTCACAGCCAATTTCAGCTCTACACTGTCATCATCTGTAGTCATCGTGACTTATGTCAGATCCTCAGACCTCAGGCATCCCAGAGCTGGAGTGCGTGTCCTGTTTCCAGACTCTTCCTGCCTATCCCACCCGCGGCCCCTGACAGCCACcattctgctctctgtttctaaGCATTCCGCTCGGGTACGTCTTCACGCCTGTGGGCACTCAATTACACCTAAGCCTTTGTTTGGTGTGTCAGCCTTAACTTTCCAAAGTTCTTCCATAATTCTCTCCTCTTCGTCAGCAGGATAATTCAGTGAAGTGAGGTAAGTCAGGTATTCTCGCcttacagatatggaaactaaTTCTAATTCTGGGcggggcctgagattctgtgtttctagAAGCCTCTGTGTCAGGTTCTCAGCGCTGGAGCTCAGACCACACCTTGACTAGCGAAGCTGAGTCTACGCGGCAAGAAACCAGAAGACTGGCTTGGATcccatctgtatttttaaaagctaaccggaggggcgcctgggtggctcagtcggttgagcatctgacttccgctcaggtcatgatctcgccactcggagtccaagccccgcatccggctctgtgctgacagcacagagcctggagcctgcttcagattctgtgtcatcctctctctccgtaccttccccactcatgctctgtctctctctgtctctggaaaatgaataaatgttaaaaaatttaaaaataaataaaataaaagttaaccgGAAACCCGCATGTGAAATTGGCGGGAAGCGAGATGCTCCTACAGTGAATCACACAACAAACGCTCGGCGGATACAGATCCTACGGGTTGTGCAAGATTACTCCAACTTGGCTTTCCGATCCTCTGACTCATCTCAGGAGCGCCTCAAATCACAAGAACACCTCAAAGATTCAAAATTCGGGACGCCTCAAACATTCACAACTCCCGTGTTTTTGTGGCTGCACTCTTCGAATTTACTCTGGGTATCTCTTCCCGACTTAACCTTTAGTCTTAGTATAGACATGGAATATTGGTGGAATTCTTCTAAGTAACTAGTATGTGTCAAGAAACAGAGTATCTACTgccaaaaataaaatggcttaaaaatagtGCAAATCGAACCAGCAGGAGTTGATTTCCTGCCATCGCTTCTCAGGGACTCGAGCAATGATTGAGTCCCGTACGCAGAGAACAGATTGTTCCACACGAGGCCTTTGGAAGTTAACTTCAAAGCAGATGTTCTGGAAGCTTCTGTGACCATTACAGACAAgctgttctcattttatagaaaaacaaatacgTAATAATAAATTATCATACTTACTTTAATGGCTTAATGAGGATTCATTAAGAAACATTCATAAAAGGGGATAAGAAGTTTAGAAGcgtaccttttaaaataatatttttaggggcgcctgggtggctcaattggttaagcatccaactttggctcaggtcgtgatctcatggttcgtgggttctggccctgtgtggggctcggtgctgacagctcggagcctggagcctgaagcctgcttcggacactgcgtctccctctctctgcccctccccatctagcgctctgtctccctctctctctcaaaaataaacattaaaaattttttttaattttttaaataatgtttttattccattggaagCCCAAGACATAGTGAATGGTAGCAATTGGTGAATCTTACAAATAAATACCGTAAAAATATTGGACAGGATTCATTCAAGCCGGAACCCAAAGCGGAAAATAGCAAAATAGAATGACTTCGGGCTCAGTAGTAATTTTAAAGAAGCTCTAAGTTCAGAGGCCAGATGGTATTCCTTAAAAGACTGATCCAGAGATGTTCCCCACAAAAACTTTAACAGGTGATGGTTTCCCCAAAGCCTATTTGAACACCAGCCCTCAGAGGACTTACTGCCTTTAGAAGGGGCTCTTATATCCCATACAGGGGTGTCTGGTTCCTGGAATAAGCACAGGTCCTCATGGGTTCGGAGCCCAGCTTCCTGTGTCATTAGACTCTGCTGGGTGGTGTGCAGGGTAAGCTTTCCCTGACCGCTGGAAGGCACGCAAGCCAACCTGTGACTCTCCTGCCCGCTTTTCTAAGAGGCGAGTCTTGAGACACCTTAGGAAACCCAGGCTCCATGCCAATATAGCAGAGGTGTGCAAAATAGTTCAGAACTGGAAAATATCAATAATGCTGTATCACCTACTCAATTCCAGGCTGGTGAAAAGAGATAGGGGGAAGAATACATTTAAGGATGTGGATGTAtctttaaaattcagaaacatCTAAGAGCTTTGAGCTGAGGTCCTAAAATACacctttcaaaaaatttaaaaaagagatttctggggcgcttgggtggctcagtctgttaagcctgactcttgattttggctcagatcatgatctcacagtctgtgggtccgagccccacatcgggctccacactgacaatgcagagcctgcctgggattctctctctgtctgcccatcccctgctctttgtcaaaaataaataaacttaaaaaaaaaaaaaaaggctcccaATCAGTTCATCAAATGTACAAAGAGCTATTACCCCACAGCCTCTGAGCCCCTCACACAGAGCTGTGGTCATAAGTGGGGTCCTAATGCCCAGGATATTTACAATATTATCCTCTGCGATATGAGAACAATACTGGAaattcttttgatatttatttttccaaaaatgagaTATTAACCTTTactaatgtttaatgttttaaatgactttagtatatgcatcctctctctctctctctctctctctctctctctctctctctcaggactGATGGGTGGATGAgaagataaatggatggatggacccatttttttaaaagctagtaACTGTGGGATAAACTAGCAAAAGTTGCAACTCTCTGGTCTAAAAAAACTAGgaccattttgttttgcattttcagaGCCCGGTCAGGTCACTCAAGTTATTCTTAGCTGTCCTTAAAGGGTACAATTTCAGAGGACAGagttttatctttatgttttcaaaacaaaatttattttttaaattgagacgTGATCGACTTACAAGAGTGCGTGTGTTTTAGGCATACACCACGAAAACTAACTTTTGGATTGAAAGACCGAGGGACACCAGTAATACAGAACAGATGCATTTTGATCTGCAAAACGGTTGTCCTGAAAACTTTGTTCTAATGTTCTTGTATCAGAACTTACTTCGAATAACGCTACTTGAATGGTGACCACCTGTTTCCGctggaagaaagacaaatagtacAAGACAGCACATGGCTGAGGCCGGGCAGCTACACGCGGTAGAAATTCAAAGGGAGAAGAACACCCAGGTCGGGGGGAGGGAGGATATCTTCACAGAGTGAGGACGGGCAGAAAAGCCCGAAACCAAGAGAAAGAGGAGCAGGGCGCTGACTCCCAGCAgctgcctcttccctcccccgGCCTCCCATGGGTCCCTGAAGCTTCCTCATGGGACACCGGGGCTCCAGGGAAAACAGCAGACGTCAGTGGTACAAAGCTGTGGCTTCGTACGGCTTTGACTGTGTCCTACAGGAAGACCCATTCTACACTGTGAGCAGAAACCTACATAAGGTTAAATGTTCACCGAGCCACAGCCACACGTGTACATACAGCACGTGGCTCGTCTCTGTCAAGTTCGCACCACGCTCCCTTGCGGCTGCAGCCCCCGGTTCGGAACTCACAGGTGAAGAAAGGAGGGGTGTCTGCAAATTTGGTGTCCGCTAAAATGATGAGCGCCTCGAGTTCCAGGCAAGGGAGACTggccattattatttattaacgGGAGGGTCTACTGAGGGCGAGCGACGCGACTCGATGTGGGTTTTAAGTGCTCACTCTGCAGCAGAAAAACCAACGTGAACAGACCCAACATGAGACACGAGGCAATCAGGCCCAAACGAAGGGGACAAAATACTTACTGtgcttcttccccttcctctctgagTTCTGCCTTGCGAGGCACCTCTAGTTAAGGCGGGGGTACACCGTGGTTAGCAGCAGGGCTTTCGGACACCacatccctgcccccacctgcctgctCAGTGAGCTTGGGCAGGTGTGATGGTTACTTTCATGTGTCAGCTTGATCGAGCGTGTTTCCGGGCGTGTCTGTGAGGACATTTCGGGGCACggttagcatttgaatcagaGGACCTAGAGAGGCCGATACCCTCCCCAGCGTGGTGGGCCTCGTCCGATCCGGCGAGGGcgtgaatagaacaaaaaggtggaggaagggagaattccCCCTCTGCCTGACTGCCAGGGCTGGAACACCACATCTCACTGGGTAAACACCACTGGCTCACCTGGTCCTCCagccttcagacttggactgaGTCATACAACTGGcttgacttctctgggcctccattttgCAAACAGATTGTGGGACTTGTCAGCCCCCATAATTGCATGAGGCAATTACTCATAATAAATCTCAGTCTCCCTCCGCATATCTCTATGTATAAATATCCTCCTATCCCGTGCTTCCGTTTCTCTGGGGAACGCTAATACAGCGCAGTGACTTTACATTTGCATCACGGACGGAGGAAGAGCTCCGCAAGGCGTAGCCACTGTTAGTGGCACTGGGCAGAAGCCCAGAGCACCGCGAAGCCCGTGCCCATGCGCTCACTGGAGGGTGCAGCCGCGTCCCGCCGCACTCCTGAGGCAAAACGATTCCCCGGAGTCCAGGCAGAATACTCCGGCCTCCCACAGGCCGCCTCTGCTGCCTTTACAGACCAGCCACGCATCCCTCCCAGATTCATCCTGGCCTCCCTCAAATCTTCACCTCACCCCGCGCCTCCGCgctcctgcccttccccatctTTCAGCAGCGGGTGGTCATGGGACCACGTTGCCCCGGGCCGGCCAGCAGGCTCCTGTCCCTGTCCTATGCCTGGTGGCTGTGGTGGAGACTCCCACAGCTTCCTCCCTATCCAGCCCTACCCGATAACCATCTTTCTGGGAACTGTTAGGAACTACGGTGGTCCGAGCCTTCCCATCCTTGCTTTTGGAGAACCGTTAAAGATTTATTCGGTGTATAagcattttgtatcattttttggAACTTCGGGAGTGGGAAGTTCCCATGCCACACGCCATGAAACAGAAGTGTCACAGTGCAAACACACTCGGTTTCTTTGGTTCCTAGTGAGTGTGGAATTCCTTGTTTCtgccattgttttattttttttttaattttttttttttacatttatttatttttgggtgggagagagagagagagagagagagagagagagagacacggtgCGAGTGGCAGAGGAgcggagagggaggaagacacagaatctgaagggggctccaggctctgagctgtcagcacagagtctaaggcggggctcgaacccacgaaccgtgagatcgtgacctgagccgaagtcggacacttaacagactgcgTGCCCCTGCCATTCTTTAACATTCTAGACATCGTCCCATCCATATCTTAGACGCTTGAAATCATAAGGAGGAAGAAGGCCTCCGCGTTTAAATCCAAGTATTCTCCATGACAACTGACAGGAGCACTTCACCCGGAAGATGCTACGGCCTCAGGCAGGCCCCTTTGCTTCTCACAAATGCCTTCTCCTTCCTTGAAATGACTCGagtttaccttttctttttaaatatatatgttgttttctgtttatttaagtaaactctacccccatcacagggctcaaactcacgaccccgcagatcaagagtcgcacgccctgtggactgagccaccaggtcgATCTTTCTTGCTATCATCTGCTTGTTCTTAATCCCCTTGTAGTACCACACACTATAGAAGGTTCACCTCTTTTCGGGGCAGTTTCTCAGGGTTTCTTAATACCTTCTACTCTGTGGCCTTGAGATTGGCCACGTCCGCTAGGTGCCTCTGGAGTGTTTACTCCTGCCACCCCTAGCGACATCCACCCAGGTGTGACACGACCATTGTCTTCACGCCTGGACACCGTTTGTATGGACACAACCCAACATCCCCTGGGAGCTGACTTCATAAGCTGGAGGGAACCAAAGcttccccccctctccccacaatatgtatttattgtattgCTTTTCTCCCAACTGTGAACGTGGACGGCAttacttgtgttttcatttaacatGGGAATCTGACTTCACACTTTATCCCTATTGTAATCCACGTTAGGTTCGTTTCACCCGTTCCAGGCCGTCAGGTGCTTTGGGATCCCAAGAGCCACGTAATAGTTTAGTGCTCTTCTGTGCTTTGGAAATGAGATGGGCTTGCCTCTGGGCCTCACCCAGCCACGGATAAAATACGAAGACAGAAGGCCAAGGGCTAATCCTCCAAGCAACCACACTCCTCTAAGAGCCAGGGcatttaagagagaaaactggTCTCTGTGGCCAAAAGGACAGTGTGGATAGCATGTATGTGCGTTATTAGCATTGCCTATAATTCAAAGGGccacttttgttttaatgtttatttttgagagcgagagacagagtgtgaacggggaggggcagagagagagggagacccagaatccaaagcaggctccaggctccgagctgtcgggctcacagagcccgacgcggggctcgaactcacagaccgccacatcatgacctgagccgaagtcggacgcttcatcgactgagcactccaggcgcccccaaagggcCACTTTTAAGAATCTAAGGGAGGCAGCTTTGACTCAAACCAGGCAGCCAAAGCGACTGCTAGCACGGACGCTGGTCGGGCCCCTCCCTGCAGAATGAGGGTTAAGTCACTCCGCACATGCTCTGTGATGCCTCAGGCCCCTCCACCCATGCAGAACAGGAAGGAGGTCGGTGTGGAAAGAGCTGGGTCTGCAGAGGGCTTTCGTGAGGACAGTAGCTTTGGAGAAAGCCGGGTTTGACCGGCATCCGCCCAGCCCCTCatgcgcccccccacccccacccccagagaccAGCCCCACCGCACAACAGCAGACGTCTGGTCCGCACTTACTTCTACAGGCGACTGCGGATCCTGGACAATTCATCAGTAATGCTCTTATCATCAATTTTCTCAGAATGACGCTTCCTTCTGGCCTTCTACGTTAGAGGCTACTATTTATATTCCTCGCTGGCAAACCGTAAAAATATCAAGTCACTGTGTATGCTTAGGCTATACATGCTGAAATAGGACAACTGATGTATTCTCTGGAATTCTGGCAACTACGTAAAAATGGGATTTCACGAACTTAACCCCTAGACTATTGTGCTCTAGAACTGTTAAGATTTAGAATCACACAGAAGTGACTTCATCCTTAATCTTCACACCCTCTTTCAAAAGAACCTTTAATAAGGTGGGTCAGTGACTCAACTCTCCGCACGAATGTGTCAAAAAGGAGATGACCCAGGAGGCTGATAGCCTGATGCCAGCCAACTTGGGATTTttctactcaaaaaaaaaaaaaaaaaacaaaaaaaaacacagagagggagaaaatgtaaGCTTGAAGAAAAATAGATAATGGGGAGTAATTTAGTAAATTAGTCTCAAATGCGAGAAAATTGTTACTGCTTCCCTCTCCTTGGAAAGTTTCCAAACTTATGATCGCCTGGGCCAAACTAGAAGACAAACAAAGTACGCGCTGAACACACATTTCGGTTTTCCCCAAGTCAGGGGAGaaacccccgccccgcccccccagtgAGTAAAATGAAGAAGATTTTCATATCCACTCCTGCAACTTAAGTTGCCTTCTCTTTTCCGGAAAGTCAAGTGCAAGGGAGCAGaagctctgtctttgtctttgtcaCCAATCCTTTATTGAAACTGGTAACCGACACACTTTAtaacagaacaacaaaaataatgttcAATATGTACAGCCTTTGCGACAGACTATTTGACTATACACAAGGCAGAGTGATAACACAATCTAATCTCCGTAATAACCTGTGCACAGAAAGACACCCAGCAGACAGCATGTGGACACATACAGTGGAATGACATCACGGGTCCAGTGAAACTCCCGCCTAATACAAAACGTACTCCTCTATTGCAAATGACGGCTTTCTAAACACCCAGAGCGTTTCAGTAGTAGTCTACCCCGAGTCCGAGGCGGAGATCTGGTGTGTGGCTATGAGTCTCTTCAGTGACACCACCTCTGCAGACAAGTTTGCTATCATCCCCTGCTTCAGAAACAAATTCTCCGGGTCAGAGACTTGGTAACCGCCGTCCTTCATTTCTACAACTCCCGTTTTGAAGCTGTTCTGAGTTTTGCCGTTCAGTTCTTTTTGATGCCAGTGTTCCGATTTGAGAGACCAATCCTGGATGTTAGTCACCTGCActgagaaaggggggagggaagagtgtACCATACTCGGGGCGCTATGCTTCTCCAGTTCGAAATGCCTCTTCGGCGTCCCGTCCACGGGCGAGGACGGCTTTTGCGTGGCCTCAAACTCGTGATCGAAGGCTTCGACTTTGATCTGCATGGCTTTGGCTTTGATGCGAAGCTTGTGCGGCAAGGCCGAGGAGTTCACTTCCGGAACTTTCACCACGGTGGCGTGCACGCGCTGAAGCTCCACGGGAGAGTGGATGGGGCCCTTGGGGACCTGCTGCTCGTCTTCTCCATCCGAGGACTTCCCCACCGCGCCGTCCTCGGTCTCCGACGTCCTGGGGGAGTTGCTGGAGGACCGGGCGGCCTGCAGCAGAGGCGGGGAGTGGGAGTAGCCGGGGAAGGCGGTCCCCATGAGGTTCCGGTACACGGAGGCCCGGTAGGCGCCCCGCTCGTCGCCAGGCTCCCTGGCGTAGCTCTCCAGCTCCACCGGCTCTTGCTTGATGGCCTGGAACTTGCCGTCGGGGCTCCCGCAGCCACCCCGCGCGGCCCCGTCCTGCGCGTGCTCCAGCGAGGACACCTCGGAGACGTCGGACAGGGAGGCCTGCGGGGAGTGCTTGATGACCGAGATGCAGCCGCTCGTCACCATCGCGGGCTCGTGCTCGTCCGCGAAGGGGCCGGCGCTGGACTTGGCCGCCTGGTAGTCTTGAAAGTACACAGCCGTGGAATGGCTGAGCTTCTGGATCTCCTGGGCGTACGCCGCAGAGCTGATCAAGCCAAACTTCAGCTTGAGGGAGAGCAGCTCGGCCTTCAGGGTGGCGTTCTCCTCGCCCAGCGCGATCAGCTTGTTCTCCAGGACCAGGTCGTTGAGCCGCCGCTTCTCCCGGGAGCGCTTGGCCGCTTCGTTGTTCTTCCGCCGCTTCTCCCAGTACATGGCGTCCTTCTTGTCGTCGGGGATGAACTCCCGCTTCCGCCGGCACGCCGAGGACTTGCTCTTCCCCACGCTGCCCTCGCCCAGCAGCAGCTCCTCGCCGGCCGTCAGCTCCTCGGAGACGTCGGCCAGGGCCGGGCCGAGCACCGTCATCTTGTCCGCGCCGCTCCCGGCGTCCAGGGACGCCTGCTCCTTCTTCACCGTCTGCATCTTCCTCAGCTGCATCCGAGTCACGCGCGAGCGATTCCCCGCGACTCACCACCTGCGCTCTGACAGCGGCGGCGGGAGAGCCATCAACAGGCTTCCTCCTTCCGGTCCGCGGGGCGAGACGGGTCTCTCCGGCTCGGCGGTCTGTCCCCGGGGCGACCTGCAACACAGCGAAGGAAGAGTCACCCGTCTGGCAAATGCTTATC is a window from the Felis catus isolate Fca126 chromosome D4, F.catus_Fca126_mat1.0, whole genome shotgun sequence genome containing:
- the NFIL3 gene encoding nuclear factor interleukin-3-regulated protein, whose product is MQLRKMQTVKKEQASLDAGSGADKMTVLGPALADVSEELTAGEELLLGEGSVGKSKSSACRRKREFIPDDKKDAMYWEKRRKNNEAAKRSREKRRLNDLVLENKLIALGEENATLKAELLSLKLKFGLISSAAYAQEIQKLSHSTAVYFQDYQAAKSSAGPFADEHEPAMVTSGCISVIKHSPQASLSDVSEVSSLEHAQDGAARGGCGSPDGKFQAIKQEPVELESYAREPGDERGAYRASVYRNLMGTAFPGYSHSPPLLQAARSSSNSPRTSETEDGAVGKSSDGEDEQQVPKGPIHSPVELQRVHATVVKVPEVNSSALPHKLRIKAKAMQIKVEAFDHEFEATQKPSSPVDGTPKRHFELEKHSAPSMVHSSLPPFSVQVTNIQDWSLKSEHWHQKELNGKTQNSFKTGVVEMKDGGYQVSDPENLFLKQGMIANLSAEVVSLKRLIATHQISASDSG